From Penaeus chinensis breed Huanghai No. 1 chromosome 18, ASM1920278v2, whole genome shotgun sequence, one genomic window encodes:
- the LOC125034713 gene encoding aspartate--tRNA ligase, cytoplasmic-like: MADENKENLTDGPSKKALKKAQKAAEKAAKKAEYKAQNATADGGNNEGPEDDCAEGCYGDLPMNKSQQKLEVKHIDIRDLGKNLANQTVLIRARLHTSRGKGKQAFFVLRHREHTVQCVLAVGEKVSKQMIKYVCNINKESIIDVEGKVVSADQKVESCSVQDVEIHVSKVFVVSSSSPRLPLQIEDAMRPDVEESEGLQIKVNQDTRLDNRVLDLRTPTNQAIFRLEGGVCHLFREALRAKGFTEVMCPKLISAASEGGANVFGMKYFEKEAFLAQSPQLYKQMAIAADFGKVFTIGPVFRAENSNTHRHLTEFVGLDLEMAFTHHYHEAVNVIGQMFTEIFRGLRDNYAEEIAIVNKQFPAEPFKFLDPPLILEYREGVAMLKEAGIEMEETEDLSTPNEKFLGRLVKAKYDTDFYILDKYPLAVRPFYTMPDPSDPKWSNSYDMFMRGEEILSGAQRIHDADFLVERAKAHEIPIHTIQSYIDSFKYGCPPHAGGGIGLERVTMLYLGLDNIRKTSMFPRDPKRITP; the protein is encoded by the exons ATGGccgatgaaaataaggaaaa cttGACTGATGGGCCAAGCAAGAAGGCACTGAAGAAAGCACAAAAGGCAGCAGAGAAAGCAGCCAAGAAAGCTGAATACAAAGCCCAAAATGCAACAGCTGAT GGAGGCAATAATGAAGGACCAGAAGACGACTGTGCTGAAGGCTGCTATGGAGATCTACCGATGAATAAGAGCCAGCAGAAACTGGAAGTTAAACACATTGATATTCGTGACCTTGGGAAAAACTTGGCCAACCAGACTGTGTTGATACGTGCACGTCTCCATACATCTAGAGGGAAAG gtaaaCAAGCTTTCTTTGTGTTAAGACATCGAGAACACACTGTTCAGTGTGTATTAGCTGTGGGGGAGAAGGTGTCAAAGCAGATGATAAAATATGTCtgcaacataaacaaagaaagcaTTATTGATGTTGAAGGAAAG GTGGTGAGTGCAGATCAGAAGGTTGAGTCATGCAGTGTTCAGGATGTGGAGATCCATGTTTCAAAAGTGTTTGTAGTCTCCTCTTCATCACCAAGGCTGCCTTTGCAG ATTGAAGATGCAATGCGTCCTGATGTAGAAGAATCTGAAGGTCTGCAAATCAAGGTCAATCAAGACACAAGACTGGACAATCGTGTTCTTGATCTGAGAACTCCCACCAATCAAGCTATCTTCAGGCTGGAAGGTGGTGTCTGTCATCTCTTCAGGGAAGCACTGAGGGCTAAAGGATTTACAGAGGTTATGTGTCCCAAGCTTATTTCAGCAGCATCTGAAGGAGGAGCAAATGTGTTTGGtatgaaatattttgaaaaagaagCCTTCCTTGCTCAGAGTCCACAGTTGTACAAGCAGATGGCAATTGCAGCTGATTTTGGAAAAGTTTTTACAATTGGTCCTGTATTTAGAGCAGAGAATTCCAACACTCATAGGCATTTAACAGAGTTTGTTGGTCTTGATCTCGAAATGGCTTTTACACACCATTATCATGAAGCTGTGAATGTTATTGGCCAGATGTTCACTGAGATTTTTAGGGGGCTCCGTGACAATTATGCTGAAGAAATTGCTATTGTGAATAAGCAATTTCCTGCCGAGCCTTTCAAATTTCTTGACCCACCTTTGATTTTAGAGTATAGGGAAGGAGTTGCAATGTTGAAGGAAGCTGGCATAGAAATGGAAGAGACAGAAGACCTCAGCACTCCCAATGAGAAGTTTTTGGGGCGTCTTGTAAAAGCAAAGTATGATACTGATTTCTACATTCTGGACAAATACCCGCTTGCTGTTAGACCTTTCTACACTATGCCAGATCCTTCAGACCCCAAGTGGAGCAACTCTTATGATATGTTTATGCGAGGTGAAGAAATTTTGTCAGGAGCTCAGCGAATCCACGATGCCGACTTCCTTGTTGAGAGGGCTAAAGCACATGAAATACCTATCCATACAATTCAGTCATACATTGATTCCTTCAAGTATGGATGCCCACCCCATGCTGGTGGAGGTATAGGACTGGAGAGAGTCACTATGCTCTATCTTGGTCTGGATAACATTAGGAAGACCTCCATGTTCCCAAGGGACCCCAAGAGAATCACTCCTTAA